One window from the genome of Rhodopseudomonas sp. P2A-2r encodes:
- a CDS encoding Lpg1974 family pore-forming outer membrane protein, with the protein MSSTEATDQRSSFLGAGPRVGIEGSMPLAGNWAFDYLGDAAVLFGNQKLVSTSTSTSVVDPSFLGGGGNFMNRSTDQRFATVFNADIQVGVSYWMTPNVKLSASYRLDAYFNVLNQSVDPDTKQTTDRYIHGPRLGVSATF; encoded by the coding sequence GTGAGTTCGACGGAAGCAACAGATCAGCGAAGCAGTTTTCTCGGCGCCGGTCCGCGTGTAGGCATTGAAGGCTCCATGCCCCTCGCGGGCAACTGGGCGTTCGATTACCTCGGCGATGCCGCCGTGCTGTTCGGAAACCAGAAGCTGGTGAGCACATCTACGAGCACGAGCGTCGTCGATCCGTCCTTTCTTGGTGGCGGCGGCAACTTTATGAACAGGTCGACCGACCAGCGTTTTGCCACCGTGTTTAACGCGGATATCCAAGTCGGCGTGTCCTACTGGATGACGCCAAACGTCAAGCTCAGCGCCAGCTACCGGCTGGATGCCTATTTCAATGTGCTGAACCAGAGCGTCGACCCGGACACCAAGCAGACCACCGATCGCTACATCCACGGTCCGCGCCTTGGCGTGAGTGCGACCTTCTAG
- a CDS encoding helix-turn-helix transcriptional regulator has translation MIRPELLFGVIDMIYAAAFEPSQWQVAIDQVRVMFHGSAACFVRSGPDLVPTDVINANPDPTFQRRYIEEHAGRSDIYTSALEAAPVGLIYSDSELIGNDVLRRSRFWNEWMAPQDMYSGLGSKLLEFGPSFWFLDVQRGRNQRAFDAADAELLQFVGQHVARAAELGRRFQSAQMLASSYAHLPFGVLLVDAHLRIVHMNEVAEDILMRQGSPLRAKSRVLATADARSTVTLQKLVADTCAVHNDVAPGLGGDLLLRAGEADDPSIDIVLSVGPAVGKGVSRGGQPRHAVIYLREMSLALPSGFEDHARKLFELTPTEARLAAGLARGLTLKDAAIHQGIRFSTARFYLNDIFRKTRTNQQSQLVALLKSTQPLIRRG, from the coding sequence TTGATCAGACCTGAACTTTTGTTCGGCGTTATAGACATGATTTACGCGGCAGCTTTCGAGCCGTCGCAGTGGCAGGTCGCTATCGATCAAGTTCGCGTCATGTTCCATGGCTCCGCGGCGTGCTTCGTCCGGAGCGGTCCGGACCTTGTGCCGACCGATGTCATCAACGCAAATCCTGATCCCACGTTCCAGCGTCGCTATATCGAGGAACATGCGGGGCGGTCCGACATCTATACCAGTGCGCTGGAGGCCGCTCCGGTCGGGTTGATTTACAGCGATAGCGAATTGATCGGCAATGACGTCTTGCGGCGCAGCCGCTTCTGGAATGAATGGATGGCGCCGCAGGATATGTATAGCGGTCTCGGTAGCAAATTGTTGGAATTTGGCCCGTCGTTCTGGTTCCTCGACGTTCAGCGCGGGCGCAACCAGCGGGCCTTTGACGCCGCTGATGCCGAATTGCTGCAATTCGTCGGGCAGCACGTCGCACGCGCGGCCGAGCTCGGCCGCAGATTTCAATCGGCGCAGATGTTGGCGTCAAGTTACGCGCACCTGCCGTTTGGCGTGCTGCTCGTCGATGCCCATCTGCGTATCGTGCATATGAACGAGGTAGCCGAGGATATCCTGATGCGCCAGGGAAGTCCGCTGCGGGCGAAATCTCGCGTGCTGGCAACAGCGGATGCCAGAAGCACGGTTACCCTGCAGAAGCTCGTCGCGGACACATGCGCTGTTCATAACGATGTCGCGCCCGGTCTTGGTGGTGATCTTCTGCTTCGCGCCGGCGAGGCCGACGATCCCAGCATCGATATTGTGCTGAGCGTCGGGCCGGCGGTGGGCAAAGGTGTATCCCGGGGCGGGCAGCCGCGGCACGCCGTCATCTATCTGCGCGAGATGTCGTTGGCGTTGCCCAGCGGCTTCGAAGATCACGCCCGCAAACTGTTCGAACTTACGCCCACTGAAGCCCGGCTTGCAGCGGGGCTTGCCAGAGGTCTGACGTTGAAGGATGCCGCGATCCATCAGGGCATTCGCTTCAGCACCGCACGTTTCTATCTCAATGACATCTTCCGCAAGACCCGTACCAATCAGCAAAGCCAGTTGGTCGCGCTGCTGAAGAGCACGCAGCCGCTGATCCGGCGCGGCTGA
- a CDS encoding ribokinase — MRSNIHLFVVGSFVAASAAKVERLPKPGESLTAHAFALEPGGKGFNLAVACRRLGANVDGVLPVGDDMLSGLAVPALERARLPGEMLRRLPGATGAGIGFIDAQGENCLAVFPGANGRLGADDVREKQAAISKANITLAQFEVGDEPIIAAFEIAREAGKTTLLNPSPFRKLDHRLLALTTILVLNASEAADMASDLAGASRSPFDAHGLTEIQTFAEAVMTMGPAIVVVTLGQGGAVFCRSGDLPLHQPCFPVIAIDTLGAGDAFAAGLAVSLAERQPREEVMAFASACGAVLASTWGVFDAFPDRAIVDAFLLDHC; from the coding sequence ATGCGAAGCAATATTCATCTCTTTGTCGTTGGTAGTTTTGTCGCTGCAAGTGCCGCCAAGGTCGAGAGACTTCCCAAACCCGGCGAATCCTTGACGGCGCACGCCTTTGCTCTGGAGCCTGGCGGCAAGGGTTTCAACCTTGCCGTTGCATGCAGGCGATTAGGCGCCAACGTGGACGGGGTCCTGCCGGTTGGCGACGATATGCTGTCCGGGCTTGCGGTGCCAGCGTTGGAACGCGCCAGGCTCCCTGGTGAGATGCTCCGCCGCCTTCCTGGTGCAACAGGCGCGGGCATCGGTTTCATCGATGCTCAAGGAGAGAATTGCCTGGCAGTTTTTCCGGGCGCGAATGGGCGCCTTGGCGCGGACGATGTGCGTGAAAAGCAAGCTGCCATCTCAAAGGCAAATATAACTCTGGCGCAGTTTGAGGTTGGTGATGAGCCAATCATCGCGGCTTTCGAGATCGCGCGCGAAGCGGGCAAAACGACGCTTCTCAATCCCTCTCCGTTTCGTAAACTGGACCATCGGCTTCTCGCGCTGACAACCATCCTGGTCCTCAACGCGAGTGAGGCTGCAGATATGGCTTCGGATCTGGCTGGAGCAAGCAGATCACCTTTTGATGCTCATGGGCTTACAGAGATCCAAACCTTCGCCGAAGCCGTGATGACGATGGGCCCCGCGATCGTCGTCGTGACACTGGGGCAGGGAGGCGCCGTCTTCTGCCGCAGCGGGGACCTGCCCCTCCACCAGCCGTGCTTTCCGGTTATCGCGATAGATACGTTGGGAGCGGGCGATGCTTTCGCAGCAGGGCTCGCGGTAAGCTTGGCTGAGAGGCAGCCCCGGGAAGAAGTCATGGCCTTTGCGAGCGCCTGTGGTGCCGTTCTCGCCAGCACCTGGGGTGTTTTCGATGCCTTCCCGGACCGGGCGATCGTCGATGCCTTCCTGCTCGACCATTGTTGA
- a CDS encoding GntR family transcriptional regulator, protein MNGSKISKPKPKSLIDVLKLREDTAMPLYRQLEEQLAAMIEQGRLAPGATMPAERHLAAELRLSRTTVQHCYDALRKRRLLAAHGRLGYIVQKPETVLEPGMNRLKGFTQEMKELGRTPSSKILERQAVSDRLIASIFGLPSTARFLKLVRVRLGDGIPLSREVAWYSLDACQSLEHADLSGSVYTYLAEHGAPPDHCEQTIEATSPDQEECSIFGFTEPLPSLLIKRRTYDPTNRMLEYVEGLFRGDSYAYRLKMKI, encoded by the coding sequence TTGAACGGCAGCAAAATTTCCAAGCCAAAGCCCAAGAGCCTGATTGATGTTCTCAAGCTCCGCGAAGACACGGCGATGCCGCTCTATCGTCAGCTTGAAGAACAACTTGCAGCAATGATCGAGCAAGGTCGGCTGGCTCCTGGCGCGACGATGCCGGCAGAACGCCACCTGGCGGCTGAATTGCGCTTGAGTCGGACCACAGTGCAGCATTGCTACGATGCGCTACGCAAACGGCGGCTGCTCGCCGCTCACGGTCGCCTCGGATACATCGTTCAGAAGCCGGAAACCGTTCTTGAGCCGGGCATGAACCGCCTGAAGGGCTTTACTCAGGAGATGAAAGAGCTCGGCCGCACGCCCTCGTCAAAGATTTTGGAGCGACAGGCTGTCAGCGACCGATTGATCGCATCCATCTTCGGACTACCATCGACAGCGCGGTTTCTGAAGCTCGTCCGCGTGCGTCTCGGAGATGGCATCCCCCTGTCGCGCGAGGTCGCGTGGTACAGCCTTGATGCCTGCCAAAGCCTAGAACATGCCGACCTATCAGGTTCGGTTTATACTTATCTCGCCGAGCACGGCGCCCCGCCGGATCATTGCGAACAGACGATTGAAGCAACTTCGCCCGATCAGGAGGAGTGCTCGATATTCGGCTTCACCGAGCCACTGCCCTCACTGCTGATCAAGCGCCGCACCTATGATCCAACCAACCGGATGCTGGAATATGTCGAGGGCCTGTTCCGCGGCGACAGCTATGCATATCGACTGAAGATGAAGATCTAG
- a CDS encoding AzlC family ABC transporter permease produces MPTAGSVASTRPRDEIRDGLRDIFPAAVAAIPIGLLFGALCVGKGLSPIEVALMSATVCAGAAQFASIEIWGQPVPVAAIVLSTLLVNLRNLLMSASLAPKTASFTTLQRLLGFYVLSDENWALSERRVRAKPLTPAYFLTMGGVLYTNWVFWTTLGALAGAFLGDPRRLGADFAFTALFIGLIAGFWKERAPQVLWFPVRLPRRSRS; encoded by the coding sequence ATGCCAACAGCCGGCTCGGTAGCTTCAACTCGTCCACGCGACGAAATCCGCGATGGCCTGCGCGATATTTTTCCGGCCGCCGTCGCAGCGATCCCGATAGGTCTGTTGTTTGGCGCACTGTGCGTGGGAAAGGGACTCTCGCCGATAGAAGTCGCATTGATGTCGGCCACGGTCTGTGCCGGCGCCGCACAGTTTGCCTCAATCGAGATTTGGGGGCAGCCGGTTCCCGTCGCGGCGATCGTGCTTTCCACCCTTTTGGTCAACCTCCGCAACCTGCTGATGAGCGCGTCCCTGGCGCCGAAAACTGCCTCTTTCACAACCTTGCAGCGGCTGCTCGGGTTCTACGTCCTGTCCGATGAGAACTGGGCCCTGAGCGAACGGCGCGTCCGAGCGAAACCACTGACCCCAGCCTATTTTCTCACGATGGGCGGGGTTCTCTACACAAATTGGGTCTTCTGGACCACGCTTGGTGCGCTTGCTGGCGCGTTCTTGGGAGATCCTCGGCGCCTCGGTGCCGATTTTGCGTTTACGGCGCTTTTCATCGGCCTTATCGCCGGCTTCTGGAAGGAAAGAGCACCGCAAGTGCTGTGGTTTCCAGTGCGGTTGCCTCGGCGATCGCGTTCGTGA
- a CDS encoding AzlD family protein, translated as MSVSASTILAIVGMAIVTYATRIGGIFFADKLQLKGRAKVAFDEIPAAVLVSVIAPAVLTTGPAETVAALITILAARRLPLIAVVIVGVIAVVVLRLVVN; from the coding sequence ATGAGCGTCTCCGCGTCGACCATTCTTGCCATCGTCGGCATGGCTATCGTGACATATGCCACGCGGATCGGCGGGATTTTCTTTGCAGACAAGCTTCAACTCAAAGGCAGAGCCAAGGTGGCATTCGACGAGATCCCCGCGGCGGTCCTCGTATCCGTCATCGCCCCAGCGGTGCTCACGACCGGACCGGCCGAAACAGTCGCTGCCTTGATAACGATACTCGCCGCGCGGCGACTGCCTTTGATCGCGGTCGTCATCGTTGGAGTTATCGCAGTGGTCGTATTGCGGCTCGTCGTGAACTAG
- the rpoH gene encoding RNA polymerase sigma factor RpoH, with product MARTATLPVLNGESGLSRYLAEIRKFPMLEPQQEYMFAKRWREHDDRDAAHHLVTSHLRLVAKIAMGYRGYGLPISEVVSEGNVGLMQAVKRFEPEKGFRLATYAMWWIKASIQEYILRSWSLVKMGTTANQKKLFFNLRKAKSKISALDEGDMRPDQVKIIAKRLGVTEQDVVDMNRRLGGDASLNAPIRDDGEAGEWQDWLVDHTPTQEAVMAEHEELDHRRQALNGAIGVLNPRERRIFEARRLADEPMTLEDLATEFGVSRERVRQIEVRAFEKVQTAVKGTIARQEEATLHAVH from the coding sequence TTGGCCCGTACAGCTACACTCCCGGTTCTCAACGGAGAATCCGGACTTTCTCGCTACCTCGCCGAGATCCGCAAGTTTCCGATGCTGGAACCCCAGCAGGAATACATGTTCGCCAAACGCTGGCGCGAACATGACGATCGCGACGCGGCGCATCACCTGGTGACCAGCCATCTGCGACTCGTGGCGAAGATCGCCATGGGCTATCGCGGCTATGGCCTGCCGATTTCCGAAGTCGTCTCCGAAGGCAACGTCGGTCTGATGCAGGCGGTCAAGCGGTTCGAGCCCGAGAAGGGTTTCCGTCTGGCCACCTACGCCATGTGGTGGATCAAGGCTTCTATTCAAGAGTATATTTTGCGGTCGTGGTCCCTTGTCAAAATGGGAACCACCGCGAACCAGAAGAAGCTGTTCTTCAACCTGCGCAAGGCGAAGAGCAAGATCTCGGCGCTGGATGAGGGCGATATGCGCCCCGACCAGGTCAAGATCATCGCCAAGCGACTCGGCGTCACCGAGCAGGACGTGGTCGACATGAACCGCCGCCTCGGCGGCGATGCGTCGCTCAACGCCCCGATCCGCGACGACGGCGAAGCCGGCGAATGGCAGGACTGGCTGGTCGATCACACCCCGACCCAGGAGGCCGTGATGGCCGAGCACGAAGAGCTCGATCATCGCCGGCAGGCCCTGAACGGCGCGATCGGCGTGCTCAACCCGCGCGAACGGCGCATCTTCGAGGCGCGTCGCCTCGCCGACGAGCCGATGACGCTGGAAGACCTCGCCACCGAGTTCGGCGTGTCGCGCGAACGCGTCCGCCAGATCGAGGTGCGCGCCTTCGAGAAGGTGCAGACCGCGGTCAAGGGCACCATCGCCCGGCAGGAAGAAGCAACCTTGCACGCCGTGCATTGA
- a CDS encoding DUF1515 domain-containing protein codes for MTDGSNEAALREMSRTIGGLESTVKSMLQTWQSQEAAASQGRRDLHQKFDNLSDKVSGLASKVDIAILDITAIKPSVEAFDNAKQRAMGAQTLGRWIWGLLLLMGGSFGWVLANWITISPKIPPH; via the coding sequence GTGACCGACGGGAGCAATGAAGCCGCCTTGCGCGAGATGAGCCGGACGATCGGCGGGCTGGAAAGCACCGTCAAAAGCATGCTGCAGACGTGGCAAAGCCAGGAGGCCGCGGCTTCGCAGGGGCGCCGCGACCTGCATCAGAAATTCGACAATCTGAGCGACAAGGTGTCCGGCCTTGCCAGCAAGGTCGATATCGCCATTCTCGACATTACGGCAATCAAGCCGTCGGTCGAGGCTTTCGACAACGCCAAGCAGCGCGCGATGGGCGCGCAAACGCTCGGTCGCTGGATCTGGGGGCTTCTGCTCCTGATGGGCGGCAGCTTCGGCTGGGTGCTGGCCAACTGGATCACCATCAGCCCTAAAATCCCGCCGCACTGA
- a CDS encoding N-acetylmuramoyl-L-alanine amidase yields MISIQNGRGYRNGAALPYNASPNVGGKLVPEYIVLHDTASGLNDSGSISWLTDPASKVSAHVVIGRDGLITQLVPFNVKAWHAGQSIWAGRPLLNGFSIGIEIINPGKLQKIAEGVYKGVGTYDTNKDPSLSVSYRKTAAHGEGYWLAYSDAQVRAVRELCAGICAAYGIKDILTHWLISPGRKVDTNPLFPLEQLRKDMAGVMVSKAMAFAPMEEAGPADGDESEGGGDELAPVTPGTDYAAPIGTRDTDESAGGIPALWRLAKSRIAQVTGGIGVTSLVPLLTDWKVLAVICVFLTLAGCGYVIYRRSLVQ; encoded by the coding sequence ATGATCTCGATCCAGAACGGCCGCGGCTACCGCAACGGCGCGGCACTGCCCTACAACGCCAGCCCCAACGTCGGCGGCAAGCTCGTGCCGGAATACATCGTGCTGCACGACACGGCATCGGGCCTCAACGACAGCGGCTCGATCTCCTGGCTGACCGATCCCGCCAGCAAGGTATCGGCGCATGTGGTGATCGGCCGCGACGGCCTGATCACCCAGCTGGTGCCGTTCAACGTCAAGGCGTGGCATGCCGGACAATCGATCTGGGCCGGCCGCCCGCTGCTCAACGGCTTCTCCATCGGCATCGAGATCATCAACCCCGGCAAGCTTCAGAAGATCGCCGAGGGCGTCTACAAGGGTGTCGGCACCTACGACACCAACAAGGACCCGTCGCTGTCGGTCAGTTACCGCAAGACCGCGGCGCATGGCGAAGGCTACTGGCTGGCCTATAGCGACGCCCAGGTGCGGGCCGTCCGCGAATTGTGCGCCGGGATCTGCGCGGCCTACGGCATCAAGGACATCCTGACGCACTGGCTGATCTCGCCGGGGCGCAAGGTCGATACCAATCCGCTGTTCCCGCTGGAGCAGCTTCGCAAGGACATGGCCGGCGTGATGGTGTCGAAGGCGATGGCCTTTGCGCCCATGGAGGAGGCCGGGCCTGCGGACGGCGACGAAAGCGAGGGCGGTGGCGACGAGCTGGCGCCGGTCACTCCCGGCACCGATTACGCCGCGCCGATCGGCACCCGCGACACCGACGAGAGCGCCGGCGGCATTCCGGCGCTGTGGCGCCTCGCCAAGAGCCGCATCGCGCAGGTGACGGGCGGCATCGGCGTCACGTCGCTGGTGCCGCTCCTGACGGACTGGAAGGTGCTGGCGGTCATCTGCGTCTTCCTGACGCTGGCCGGCTGCGGCTACGTCATCTACCGCCGCAGCCTGGTGCAGTGA
- a CDS encoding septal ring lytic transglycosylase RlpA family protein, with translation MHVPSTIGLIMGLLVAAPARAGDVASYYGYESGSRTANGERFDPLGRTCAHRTHPFGTLLRVTYQGHSATCRVNDRGPFKPPRTLDVSLGVARSLGLVAAGVGPVTIEVLP, from the coding sequence ATGCATGTTCCATCCACCATCGGTCTGATCATGGGGTTGCTGGTGGCCGCGCCGGCCCGCGCCGGCGACGTCGCCAGCTACTACGGTTACGAGAGTGGCAGCCGCACCGCCAATGGTGAGCGCTTCGACCCGCTCGGCCGCACCTGCGCGCATCGCACCCATCCCTTCGGCACGCTGTTGCGCGTGACCTATCAGGGCCATTCCGCCACCTGCCGCGTCAACGATCGCGGCCCCTTCAAGCCGCCGCGCACGCTCGACGTGTCGCTCGGCGTTGCCCGCTCCCTCGGACTGGTCGCCGCCGGCGTCGGTCCCGTCACCATTGAGGTTCTGCCATGA